The Verrucomicrobiia bacterium region GCTCCTGGCCGCCCGAAAGCTGCTTCGGCAGATGGTGCATCCGGTCGCCCAGCCCGACGAGGCCAAGGGCCGTTTCCACACGTTGCCGGCGTTCGCGGCGTCCGAGCCGCGTCAGGAGCAGCGGCAGCTCGACATTTTCAAACGCCGTCAGCACGGGGATCAAATTGAACGTTTGGAAAATGAAGCCGACATTCTGGTTGCGCCAGTCCGCCAGTTGCGATTCATCCAGCCGCGTCACCTCCACGCCCTGGACCGCACACTGGCCGCTGGTCGGCCGGTCAATGCCCGCGATGATGTGCAGCAACGTGGATTTGCCGGAGCCCGAGGGCCCCATCAAGGTCAGGAATTCGCCGCCCGCGATGTCGAGCGAGATGTTGTCCAGCGCCGTCACCTGGATTTCGCCCTGGGCATAAACCTTCGACAGATTGCGAATGGAAACGATGGGGGCCGCGGCCATAAAATTGCCTGCTACTGATAGAGCACGAAGCGCGGCTTGGCAACTGGTGGCAGCAACTTTGTCGCGCCGGCGGCGCACGCTTGAGTCGGTCACCTGCCGGCCGCATAATTGCGCCATGTTCCACCACGCAGCGCCTTCCGCGACAGGCCGCCTTCGGCTCTGTCCGGCCGGCCCCTGGGTGCTGCTGGGGCTCCTGTTATGCCTCACGCCGATTTCGGCGCGCGCCGTCATTCTCTGGAGCGACCGGGAATCCCGCGTCATCCACAAGACGGCGGTCGGCGAAGACATTCTGGGCGGGGCGGTCAAACGGGACGACACGGCCAACGACGCGCTGTTCTTCAAGTTTCATGTGGACCCGCTTTCCGACGTGGCTTCGGAGGAATACTACGCCGGGTTCCAGTTGTATGAAAACGAAGACCCCCGCCTCGGCGTGGGCAACGCCCCCGAAGCCTGGGGCTACTCGGCGTTCAACGCGTCCGAAACCGGCCCGCTCAACAAACGGCCCGGCGAATTCAATTTGAACTCGGCCCATCCCGAGGCGGCCGGCCTGGGCACGTTCAAACCTTACGAACTCCCGCGCCAGAATCACGAGCGCACCATCATCTTCAAGGTGCAATATGTTCCCGGCGGGGACGACTTGATCACCGTGTGGCTGGATCCCGACCTGTCGCATGGGGCGAGCGAGGACAGCCAGCCCGCCGCGCTGACCACGCGCTTCAAGGCACGGGCCTCGTTTGACCAAATCCACCTGTGCCAGGACGGCGGCGGCAACGGCTGGATCTTCAGCGACATGGCCATTGCCACCTCGTTCCGCGACTTTGTCATCGTGCGTTTCTGGCGACCTGGTGGTTCAACACCCTGGCGGCGGTGGCGTTGCTGGCGGCCGTCGTGGTCACCGTGCGGGTGGT contains the following coding sequences:
- a CDS encoding ABC transporter ATP-binding protein, which produces MAAAPIVSIRNLSKVYAQGEIQVTALDNISLDIAGGEFLTLMGPSGSGKSTLLHIIAGIDRPTSGQCAVQGVEVTRLDESQLADWRNQNVGFIFQTFNLIPVLTAFENVELPLLLTRLGRRERRQRVETALGLVGLGDRMHHLPKQLSGGQEQRVAIARALVTDPSLVVADEPTGNLDSHSAHDVLEVLRSLSRDAGKTVIMVTHDPKAAAFGSRSIHLEKGELLNGDGTPSARV